Below is a genomic region from Argonema galeatum A003/A1.
ACCGCTTTTGCGATTAGTATTGGCACGGTTTTCGCTGCTGGCATCCCAGCCGAGGCGCAGCGAATTGTAACTTGTCAAAGTAATAATCGCGAGCGGACTTTTTGTCGGGTGAATACAAATGGCGGCGTAAGACTCGTTAGACAGCTCTCTAACAGCAGATGTAACGGGAATTGGGGCTATGACAGGAATCGTATTTGGGTGAGGAATGGTTGCCGAGCCGAGTTCTCGGTTGGGAGTCGCCGGAACGACCGATACAACCGCAACGATCGATATAACCAGAACGATCGATATAACCAGAACGATCGATATAACCAGAACGATCGATACAACCGCAACGATCGATACACACGGTAAATGATTAGGGCGATCTGGGAATCCCCGACCTCTTAGAGGTCGGGGAGCAATATTTATAATACTACTGGGACAATCTTACTTTAGAATGAGAAAAAAGTACGCGATCGCTCTGACCAATTGTGTGACATGACTGTAGTACCGGGGCAACCTCTAAAACCAAGACAAGTTGTAGGGGGACATTACCGAATTATTCAACTGCTAGGCGCTGGTAACTTTGGCGATACCTACCTAGCCGAAGATTTGTATGCAATGGAAAGAAAGTGTGCCGTTAAAC
It encodes:
- a CDS encoding DUF3011 domain-containing protein, which codes for MVNRFSVIATAFAISIGTVFAAGIPAEAQRIVTCQSNNRERTFCRVNTNGGVRLVRQLSNSRCNGNWGYDRNRIWVRNGCRAEFSVGSRRNDRYNRNDRYNQNDRYNQNDRYNQNDRYNRNDRYTR